Within the Streptomyces sp. R41 genome, the region AGCACGTGCACGGCGCCGTACTTCTCGTACGCGGCCTCGGCCAGCTCGACGACCTCCGAGCGCTCCCCGACGTCCACCACGCGCGCGTGCACGTCGGCGCCGTCCTCCCGCAGCTCGGCCGCGGCCTTCTCCAGGGCGCCCTCCTCGACGTCCGCGAGGACGACCTTCAGACCGTCCGCCGCGAACCGCCGTGCCATCGCGAGCCCGATCCCGCTCGCCGCGCCGGTGACGACGGCGACCTGACCTTCCCGGAGATCCATCAGGCACTCCCCTCCGGCGGCCCGTCGAGGATCTGCTGGGGATCGTCGTAGCGCTGGTGGATGTACGGCAACAGGGCCTGGGCGCTGACCCGTTCGACGACCTTGCCCTTCTGGTCGGTGGTCTTCTCGCCGATGGTGATCTCGACGAGTTCGCGTACGGGGAGATCGGCGACGGGGTCGTACATCGACTCGCGCAGGACGACGTCCCCGGTGACGCGCTCCAGCTTGCGCACCTTCTCGTTGCGCACGCAGTGCACGAGGACGGGGTCGGCGTCGAAGCCGGAACCGTCCACCGCGGGAAGGAACTTGAAGTAGAAGTCGGTCTTCTGTGCGGGCTCGGGCAACGGCAGGTCGCCGCTGACGGCGCCGCGCACCTCGACGAACGCGATGCCGTGCCGGGCGAGTGCGGCGCGGACGACGAGACCGTCGCGCTCGACCGTCACCTCGCCGAGCCTCTTGGGCTCCCCGAAGACCTCGCGACCGCCGATGAGAGCCCGCTCGTGGGTCATCGGCATGACGAGCGGGTACCAGCCCTCGACGCCGTCGTGCGCTGCGGCGACGGCGAACGAGCCCGCGCCCAGCGGGTATCCGGGCAGGTCGACCTTGCTGATGTTCACCCGCACCAGCGGCCGCCCGGTGGGTTTCAACGGGGGCGGCAGGACCGCCGCGACCGCGTCCGGATCGCTCTCCCAGACGGCCACCACGCCGGTGGACCAGATGTCGGGGAGTCTGGAGCTCGCGGCGCGCGCGGCGGCGATCTCCGCCTCGGTCCGTGCCCCGTACCTCACTCGTGCCATGTCGTACCGCCCTTCACCGAAGGCATCGAAAGTTCCTGATGGTCCGTCACTGGCGCCTGTAACACAGTTACAGCAGACTCCGCGAAGGGTAAATACTTGTGCGGACACGGACTTGGGAGCACCATGGGAAGACCG harbors:
- a CDS encoding acetoacetate decarboxylase family protein, whose translation is MARVRYGARTEAEIAAARAASSRLPDIWSTGVVAVWESDPDAVAAVLPPPLKPTGRPLVRVNISKVDLPGYPLGAGSFAVAAAHDGVEGWYPLVMPMTHERALIGGREVFGEPKRLGEVTVERDGLVVRAALARHGIAFVEVRGAVSGDLPLPEPAQKTDFYFKFLPAVDGSGFDADPVLVHCVRNEKVRKLERVTGDVVLRESMYDPVADLPVRELVEITIGEKTTDQKGKVVERVSAQALLPYIHQRYDDPQQILDGPPEGSA